One region of Natronorubrum aibiense genomic DNA includes:
- a CDS encoding potassium channel family protein, with protein MRELRDIEGLHPRDLTQRQRLLVTFVVSLGVVVLFYTLVYNWGMQALENRPQSVFRSFQTVIETMTTTGFGADSPWATPVMNVLMVTIQLTGVVIGFVALRVLVIPLFEQTPLNLAERLTSKADHVVIAEYQRDTDMLLNELEELDIDYVLIESDIEEAKQLSDDGYQAINGNPEDRADLDRATIERASLLITDAGDKTASIVLTALEANEDLRVISFTESTRHNAALAEVGVDRSVAPHALIGRRLAEKATTPVTVDEWSEEGEIDIREILVRRDSPLHGVRVRDSPIANHPNLTLVAGWFDGELRLPPSPDDELTPNTVLTVAGPENEIDEMTTEIGDVRSRPIAPPSEVVVAGVGEGGTAAVEALPPDVSVTTVDQSEERDPDIVGDVTEPETLRKAGIDDASALVVTVDDDSTALMTIAVARSLSSRVEILARVTDGEKTRAAFRAGADYVLSIQRVSARLVAAEIHGEHIMDPASQIRFIRADAAPFAGETVAEVRRDTDRDWTVIGVSRDEAVHTDERTTIKADDDVFVAGSDEAIQEFERTVATS; from the coding sequence ATGCGCGAGCTCCGAGACATTGAGGGGTTGCATCCGCGAGATCTCACGCAACGTCAACGACTGTTAGTGACCTTCGTGGTCAGTCTCGGTGTGGTTGTCCTCTTTTATACGCTCGTTTACAACTGGGGGATGCAAGCGCTCGAAAATCGCCCCCAGTCTGTCTTTCGGTCGTTCCAGACAGTGATTGAGACGATGACAACGACCGGCTTCGGTGCGGATTCACCCTGGGCGACGCCGGTGATGAACGTCTTGATGGTGACGATCCAGTTGACCGGCGTCGTCATCGGGTTCGTCGCGCTGCGTGTCTTGGTCATCCCGCTGTTCGAGCAGACGCCGCTGAACCTTGCCGAGCGCCTCACAAGCAAAGCCGACCACGTCGTCATCGCGGAGTACCAGCGCGACACCGACATGCTGCTCAACGAACTCGAGGAACTTGATATCGATTACGTCCTCATCGAATCCGACATAGAGGAGGCGAAGCAACTCTCGGATGACGGGTATCAGGCAATCAACGGCAATCCGGAGGATCGAGCCGACCTCGACCGTGCGACGATCGAGCGAGCGTCACTACTCATCACCGACGCTGGCGATAAAACCGCGAGTATCGTCCTGACCGCGCTGGAGGCCAACGAGGACCTGCGGGTAATCAGTTTCACCGAGTCAACGCGCCATAACGCAGCACTCGCGGAGGTTGGCGTCGACCGCAGCGTCGCTCCACACGCACTGATCGGCCGGCGACTGGCGGAGAAAGCGACGACGCCCGTCACGGTCGATGAATGGTCCGAAGAGGGTGAAATCGACATCCGTGAGATACTCGTCCGGCGGGATAGTCCGCTCCACGGCGTTCGGGTGCGTGACTCGCCGATAGCGAACCACCCGAATCTGACTCTGGTCGCCGGGTGGTTTGACGGTGAGCTACGGCTGCCGCCGTCTCCCGACGACGAACTCACGCCTAACACCGTCCTGACCGTGGCTGGACCAGAGAACGAGATCGACGAGATGACGACCGAGATCGGCGACGTCCGATCGCGCCCCATCGCGCCCCCCTCGGAGGTGGTCGTCGCCGGCGTCGGCGAGGGCGGAACCGCCGCCGTCGAGGCGCTCCCGCCAGACGTCTCGGTGACGACCGTCGACCAATCGGAGGAGCGCGATCCCGACATCGTCGGTGATGTTACCGAACCCGAAACGCTCCGCAAAGCCGGCATCGACGATGCCTCGGCGCTGGTCGTCACCGTCGACGACGATTCGACCGCATTGATGACCATCGCCGTCGCCCGCTCGCTCTCCAGCAGGGTGGAGATTCTCGCACGCGTGACCGATGGAGAGAAGACGAGGGCAGCGTTCAGAGCAGGTGCTGACTACGTCCTGTCCATCCAACGAGTGTCCGCTCGACTGGTCGCGGCGGAGATTCACGGTGAACATATCATGGATCCAGCGAGTCAGATCCGCTTCATTCGAGCCGACGCGGCTCCGTTCGCCGGCGAGACGGTGGCGGAGGTCCGTCGCGACACCGACCGTGATTGGACCGTAATCGGCGTCTCGCGCGACGAGGCTGTTCACACCGACGAACGTACCACCATCAAGGCCGACGACGACGTGTTCGTCGCGGGAAGCGACGAGGCGATTCAGGAGTTCGAACGAACGGTCG